A stretch of the Vigna radiata var. radiata cultivar VC1973A chromosome 7, Vradiata_ver6, whole genome shotgun sequence genome encodes the following:
- the LOC106769415 gene encoding profilin-1: MSWQTYVDDHLLCEIEGNHLTHAAIIGQDGSVWAKSGSFPQFKPEEIVGIMNDFNEPGTLAPTGLYIGGTKYMVIQGEPGSVIRGKKGPGGATVKKTGLALVIGIYDEPMTPGQCNMIVERLGDYLIEQGL, encoded by the exons ATGTCGTGGCAAACCTACGTTGATGACCACCTTCTCTGTGAGATTGAAGGTAATCACCTCACTCACGCCGCCATCATCGGTCAAGATGGCAGTGTTTGGGCTAAGAGCGGCAGCTTTCCTCag TTCAAGCCGGAGGAAATAGTCGGGATCATGAATGACTTTAATGAGCCCGGAACACTTGCTCCTACTGGATTATACATTGGTGGTACTAAATATATGGTCATCCAAGGTGAACCCGGTTCTGTAATTAGAGGCAAGAAG GGTCCTGGTGGTGCTACTGTCAAGAAGACCGGGTTGGCCTTGGTCATTGGCATTTATGATGAGCCCATGACTCCGGGTCAATGCAACATGATAGTTGAAAGGCTTGGTGATTATCTCATTGAACAGGGTCTCTGA
- the LOC106767670 gene encoding profilin-4: MSWQTYVDEHLMCDIDGTGHHLTAAAIIGHDGSVWAQSTSFPQIKSQEVSDIMKDFDEPGHLAPTGLHLAGTKYMVIQGEPGAVIRGKKGSGGITIKKTGQALVFGIYEEPVTPGQCNMVVERLGDYLVDQGL, from the exons atgtcTTGGCAGACTTACGTCGATGAACATTTGATGTGTGATATTGATGGCACAGGCCACCATCTCACTGCAGCTGCCATCATCGGTCACGATGGCTCTGTTTGGGCTCAAAGCACTTCTTTTCCTCAG ATTAAATCTCAAGAGGTCTCTGATATCATGAAAGATTTCGACGAACCAGGTCATCTTGCTCCTACAGGTTTGCACCTTGCTGGAACCAAATACATGGTAATTCAAGGAGAGCCTGGAGCTGTTATCCGTGGAAAGAag GGATCTGGAGGAATCACCATAAAGAAAACTGGTCAAGCTTTAGTTTTTGGTATTTATGAGGAACCTGTGACTCCAGGACAATGCAACATGGTTGTCGAGAGGCTGGGAGATTATCTTGTTGATCAAGGTCTCTAG